In Odocoileus virginianus isolate 20LAN1187 ecotype Illinois chromosome 15, Ovbor_1.2, whole genome shotgun sequence, a genomic segment contains:
- the C15H8orf90 gene encoding uncharacterized protein C8orf90 homolog isoform X1 produces MASPSSGDPSPAGLLPCPVATPDGKTEAQGIQNPDHALPGEGSTSDPGLLAPVPGLGEAECVRYTAVVEPGAQQMPQGPAAPQEPQFPDIYGGDAQLWEAHFRGIGRAYRALGKEDDFAIRVLTEDFTLPFPFAWPPGPDPARGPLFYDPHDRTGFDFLLRGPGAPPPALLRPLHSTAQAALRKRRLEQLALSYAHAVAGPGPGLVLLAPAPAAAGSAFPGPEAASPSGGAPRLG; encoded by the exons ATGGCTTCCCCCTCTTCCGGGGACCCCAGCCCGGCAGGTCTGCTGCCGTGTCCTGTAGCCACTCCAG atgggaaaactgaggctcagggaatcCAGAACCCAGACCACGCTCTCCCAGGTGAAGGAAGCACCTCTGACCCAGGTCTGCTGGCTCCTGTCCCTGGCCTGGGAGAAGCCGAGTGTGTGCGGTACACAGCTGTGGTGGAGCCTGGCGCACAGCAGATGCCCCAGG GCCCCGCCGCGCCCCAGGAGCCCCAGTTCCCGGACATCTACGGCGGGGACGCGCAGCTGTGGGAGGCGCACTTCCGCGGCATCGGGCGCGCCTACCGCGCGCTGGGCAAGGAGGACGACTTCGCCATCCGCGTGCTCACCGAGGACTTCACGCTGCCCTTCCCGTTCGCCTGGCCGCCGGGGCCCGACCCGGCTCGCGGGCCGCTCTTCTACGACCCGCACGACCGCACGGGTTTCGACTTCCTGCTGCGGGGCCCGGGCGCGCCGCCCCCCGCGCTGCTGCGGCCCCTGCACAGCACGGCGCAGGCGGCGCTGCGCAAGCGGCGCCTGGAGCAGCTGGCGCTGAGCTACGCGCACGCGGTCGCCGGCCCCGGGCCCGGCCTGGTGCTGCTGGCGCCCGCGCCCGCCGCAGCGGGCAGCGCCTTCCCTGGGCCCGAGGCCGCTTCCCCCAGCGGGGGCGCCCCCCGGCTGGGCTAG
- the C15H8orf90 gene encoding uncharacterized protein C8orf90 homolog isoform X2 — protein MASPSSGDPSPAGLLPCPVATPGPAAPQEPQFPDIYGGDAQLWEAHFRGIGRAYRALGKEDDFAIRVLTEDFTLPFPFAWPPGPDPARGPLFYDPHDRTGFDFLLRGPGAPPPALLRPLHSTAQAALRKRRLEQLALSYAHAVAGPGPGLVLLAPAPAAAGSAFPGPEAASPSGGAPRLG, from the exons ATGGCTTCCCCCTCTTCCGGGGACCCCAGCCCGGCAGGTCTGCTGCCGTGTCCTGTAGCCACTCCAG GCCCCGCCGCGCCCCAGGAGCCCCAGTTCCCGGACATCTACGGCGGGGACGCGCAGCTGTGGGAGGCGCACTTCCGCGGCATCGGGCGCGCCTACCGCGCGCTGGGCAAGGAGGACGACTTCGCCATCCGCGTGCTCACCGAGGACTTCACGCTGCCCTTCCCGTTCGCCTGGCCGCCGGGGCCCGACCCGGCTCGCGGGCCGCTCTTCTACGACCCGCACGACCGCACGGGTTTCGACTTCCTGCTGCGGGGCCCGGGCGCGCCGCCCCCCGCGCTGCTGCGGCCCCTGCACAGCACGGCGCAGGCGGCGCTGCGCAAGCGGCGCCTGGAGCAGCTGGCGCTGAGCTACGCGCACGCGGTCGCCGGCCCCGGGCCCGGCCTGGTGCTGCTGGCGCCCGCGCCCGCCGCAGCGGGCAGCGCCTTCCCTGGGCCCGAGGCCGCTTCCCCCAGCGGGGGCGCCCCCCGGCTGGGCTAG